The genomic DNA TTAGTTTTTTAACGTTTTTTGTAAAAATAATTGTGCTTTATTTATGTTTTTTGAATCATCAGAGAACATAATTATTTCGTAGTTTCCTTTAAAAGCATTTTTATTTAAATTAAGACTTCCAAACATTAATACATCCTTGTCAAATAAAATAAAAGAAGCATTCATTCTTGTTCTAATTAATTTCACATCTATCTTATTTTTTCTTAATAAGTTTACAATACTGCTCTTATTGTTTTTATTAAAGTCTAAATACACTGTAATATCTAAGTTTTTTCTTTTTTTTGCTCTAATTAAATCTATAGCAATCTTTTTGTAGTTAAACTCATTCATCACAATTAAAATGCTTTTTCTAGAAATATTGATTTCTTTTAATAATCTTGCACTTACCGCTTCTTTGTCACCAGGAAGAAAAAAAAGTTTATCGCTTGCATTAATATTAGTAAAAAACACAACAAACAGTAAAAAACTTATTAAAAGTCTCATGCTAAAACTTCATACATATCATCAGGAATACGAAAAGGTTTTAAATCTTTTACATAAACAGCTAGAATACTTGCTTTAAACAGTAAAACATCATCTCTATAGATATCTTGTTGTAATAGCAAAGAAGTAAATTTTCGTTTAACTAAGGTAGTTTTTACTTCAATTATATCTCCTAAAACAGCAGGTTTTATGAAATCACATTCGATTTTTTTTACAACAAAAAATTCATTATTATTTTTTTGAGGACTTAAGTTCTTTGAGAAAAAAAGCTCTGATCTGGCTCTTTCACAGAATTTTATATAATTCGTATGATAAACAACTCCACCGGCATCGGTATCTTCATAATATATTCGTATTTTCATTAAAATAATCCTATTTCTATTCTTGTCTTCAGTATACTATTCTAGGGTTAAGATAAGCTAATTAGATACTAGGATTGTTATTAATAGGTAATTTTATTTTAAACACACAGCCTTGATGCACTGTTTTTTCGTAATCGTAAGTGATGTTATTGACTTCTATACTGCCTTTAAACTGTTTTGATATAATTTCTCTGCCTAAATATAAACTAGTACCTGTACCCAAATGTTGTTTTTTAGTTGTAAAATAAGGCTCAAAGATTCTTTCCAGAAACTCTTTTTTAATGCCCAAAGCATTGTCTTTTATGCAAATAATGGCAAAATCGTTTTCTTTAATAATATCAATAAAAACAAAACGTTTATATTCTTTTCCCCCATGAACAAAAGCTTCTTTTGAATTGTTCAAAATATTTAAGAAAATTTGCATTAATTCTATTTCATTCCCCGTAATATTTACATCTTCTAGGTTTAAAATCAGTTTTATATTCGACTCTTCATATTTTGAGAAAATTAGTTTTTGTGTTTTAAGAAAGGTTTTTTTTAAATTGAAAATAATGTTTTCATTTTTTGCTTTAAAAAAATCTCTAAAAGTATCAATAGTTTGTGATAATTGTTTCGTATTGCTTAAGATGATACGAATAGATTCTCTAAATTGTTTTTCATCTAAAAATTTATATTCATGCTGTAGCTCCATTCCACTGGCAGCTACAGAAATTGCTGATAAGGGTTGTCTCCATTGATGTGCAATATTTTCAAGCATTTCACCCATAGATGCTAATTTTAAATTAAGAGATAAGGTTTTTTCTCTGTTTTTAACTTCTGTTAAATCTAAAATTGCAAGTATTTTGAATTTTTTCTTTGACGAAATAAAAATATCTTCTTTTAATAACATACAAAATGTTTCTGCATTTTTTTTGACACCAAAAACTTCATAAGAATCTCTGTACTTCTTTATACTGTTTGTTAAAACTAAACCTTGCGATTGTTTTGCAATAAAATAAGCAGGTTTTTTACCCAAAACTTCTACTTTAGAATCAAAACCAAATAGTTTTAAACATTCATAGTTGATTTCGGTACATTTATCATTTTCAAATACAATCAGGGCTTCAAGAGTGGAGTTAATAAGTGCATGAAACTCATTTATGCGCGTATTTAAAGCTTCTTTTGTGAGTAATAATTTATCGTTGTGTGCCTCTAATTCTAAGGTCCTTGTTTTTATTTTTGCTTCTAAACCCAAATTATTGTCTTGTAATTCTTGAATTAATATTTTATTTTTAAAAAAAAGTTCGTTAAAAGCACTTGCCATGTCGCCAATCTCATTTTTATTGTTTAATGTTATCTTAGTGTATAAAATACTGTTATTCATATTTTTCATTTGTTTTGAAATAATACGAATAGGATGAATGATTAACTTATTTAACAAAGTATTGATTAAAATAAAAATGATAAGGATTAAAGAAAACAAAAAAACATACACAAATAATTCAATTTTACTCATTAAAGATACAAATTCATCTACTGAATAATAAATAACTAATTTTCCCCATGTTTTATTGATAGCTCTAATGTCATATTCAAAAGCAATGGCTCTTTTTCCATGGTACATAAACTGATATTCATCAAAATATAAAGTATTTTTTTTATCAAAATACTTTATATCAAAAGAGGAAGCTTGTTTGTTTTGATAGATTAAAACATTCTGTTCATCAAAAGCAGCAATATGAAGTATTCCATCAAGACTTTGCAAATCCATACAGGTTGCTTTAATAGAGTCATATTGTTTTAAAATAAAATCATTGATTAAAATGCCAGAACTTAACTTCATAAAACTTTGAACAGAAACATTTATATTAGCAAAAACTTTCGCTTCTAATTCTTTTTTCAATGGATTCAAAAAGAGCACAAAAATAAGACATAAAATAATAAATAACAATAATAAACTATAGGAAAATTGCTGTTTTAGTGTATTTTTCATAAATTCAAAAGCTTTTTATGGTTTCAACATAAGAAACCTTATTATTTACGAACTTTACTATAATTTTATCTTTATTTACGGGGTCACCATTTATATCAAAACTTATATTTCCTGTAGCACCTTTAAAGTTTT from Campylobacteraceae bacterium includes the following:
- a CDS encoding YbgC/FadM family acyl-CoA thioesterase: MKIRIYYEDTDAGGVVYHTNYIKFCERARSELFFSKNLSPQKNNNEFFVVKKIECDFIKPAVLGDIIEVKTTLVKRKFTSLLLQQDIYRDDVLLFKASILAVYVKDLKPFRIPDDMYEVLA